From a region of the Bacillus sp. 2205SS5-2 genome:
- a CDS encoding NupC/NupG family nucleoside CNT transporter, producing the protein MNILWGIAGILVVFSIAFIFSSNRKSINLRTILGGLAIQIAFGFIVLKWELGRAGLKKLSLGVNEIVNYANEGVNFLFGGLFAAEGIGFVFAFQVLTIVIFFSSLISVLYYLGIMQLVIKLLGGALSKLLGTSKAESLSAAANIFVGQTEAPLVVKPYLAKMTRSELFAVMVGGLASVAGSVLIGYSLLGVPLEYLLAASFMAAPAGLIIAKIMIPETETAVSSDNLQMEKDTESTNVIDAAAKGASVGLQLALNIGAMLLAFIALIALINGLLGFVGGWFNLDGLTLESILGYLFAPLAFAIGVPWSEAITAGGFIGQKLVLNEFVAYASFAPQIADLSPKTVAVVSFALCGFANISSMGILLGGLGSLAPERRPDIAKLGVRAVMAGMLASLLSASIAGMLL; encoded by the coding sequence ATGAATATTTTATGGGGAATTGCAGGTATATTAGTTGTATTCTCAATCGCATTTATTTTTTCCAGTAATCGTAAGTCTATTAATCTACGAACAATTTTAGGCGGTTTAGCGATTCAAATTGCTTTTGGATTTATCGTATTAAAATGGGAGCTTGGACGAGCGGGCTTAAAGAAACTTTCATTAGGTGTAAATGAGATTGTAAATTATGCAAATGAAGGGGTTAACTTCTTATTTGGTGGGTTATTTGCAGCAGAAGGAATTGGATTTGTTTTTGCATTCCAAGTGCTTACAATCGTGATTTTCTTTTCCTCACTTATATCGGTTCTATACTATCTAGGGATTATGCAACTTGTTATTAAACTTCTTGGAGGAGCGCTATCAAAACTTCTAGGTACAAGTAAAGCAGAATCATTGTCGGCGGCAGCAAATATTTTCGTTGGTCAAACGGAAGCGCCACTTGTTGTTAAACCATATTTAGCTAAAATGACTAGATCCGAGTTATTCGCTGTAATGGTTGGGGGACTTGCATCGGTTGCAGGTTCTGTACTAATTGGGTATTCTCTACTTGGTGTCCCACTTGAGTATTTATTAGCTGCAAGCTTCATGGCAGCTCCTGCAGGATTAATCATTGCCAAAATCATGATTCCTGAAACGGAAACAGCCGTTTCATCTGATAATCTTCAAATGGAAAAAGATACAGAATCAACAAATGTAATTGACGCCGCTGCTAAAGGAGCAAGTGTGGGTCTCCAGTTAGCCTTAAATATAGGGGCAATGCTTCTGGCATTCATTGCCTTAATTGCTTTAATCAATGGCCTTTTAGGGTTTGTTGGTGGATGGTTTAATTTGGATGGTTTAACTTTAGAATCTATCTTAGGCTACCTATTTGCACCACTAGCATTTGCAATTGGTGTTCCATGGTCAGAAGCGATCACAGCAGGTGGATTTATTGGACAAAAGCTTGTCTTGAATGAGTTTGTGGCGTATGCATCATTCGCTCCACAAATTGCAGATCTATCACCAAAAACAGTCGCTGTCGTATCATTTGCTCTTTGTGGATTTGCCAACATTTCTTCAATGGGGATTCTTTTAGGTGGACTTGGTAGCTTGGCTCCAGAACGCCGACCAGATATTGCAAAACTTGGAGTACGTGCTGTAATGGCAGGGATGTTAGCATCTTTATTGAGTGCTTCAATCGCAGGAATGCTTCTATAA